A stretch of DNA from Lotus japonicus ecotype B-129 chromosome 4, LjGifu_v1.2:
cactacttgtgaattgtgttccgttatccattactaatgccctgggaaccccaaatctacaaataatccttcgccacaagaagctcctgaccttggcggccgtgatagttgctactgcctcagcctctatccacttagtgaagtaatcaaccgccacgatgatgtacttcatttgtgccttcgccacagggaatggtcctaagatatcggtcccccacatggcgaacggccaaggcgacatcatggttgttaattcttctggtggagccttgtgtaggtcagaaaagacttgacatttttcacatttcttaacatactccaaacaatccttcttcatcgttggccaatagaatcctgctcttatcaccttaactgccaaggatcgcccgccaatatgactagaacacacgccttcgtggacttccgccattattccgagggcgtccttgatatcgacacatttgagcataggagacatgattcctcgccgatacaactctccacccaccagtgtgtaaaaactggcttcccttcgttttgctctcgtgttcaaatcatcctcctttggtgggttctctaagaaggttttaatcgattccatccaagatacctcgccctcactgactgactttacagctttcaactttatttctaccaaatcaatgctcgggcgaggcagggtttcttgaatgactgtctggtagttgcccaatttccctgtgcttgccaactttgccaacacatcagccctctcattttgtcccctcgggacatgttctattttgatttctttgacctccatcatcaatctgcgcaccacttccaaatatttggacagttgcggatccttcacctggtactcacctttcacttgtttaaccactaactgcgaatctcctttgataaataacttctggactcccaattcaatggccaaccttaagccggcaatcagagcctcgtactcagattgattattgctcgccttgaactcgaacttgagagactgttcaatgatcattttatctggactttcgattgttattcccgccccacttccagtgttattagaggatccatccacagacaggacccattctccttgagtcttctctccttcagtgggtgttaattccaccacgaagtcaattaaactctggattgtgacttggccccttggctcatattgtaagtcatactctgacagctcaactgaccagctaaccaatcgccctgataaatcaggcttctgaagtacttgccttaagggaacatcagttttaattttgacttggaaactttggaagtaaggtctgaggcgccttgcagttttcagaatcgccaaagccgccttttcaattttttggtaccgcaattctgccccctgtaaagtatggctcacgaaatatataactttctgcttttttccttcttcctggagcaaaaccgtacttaccgccttgtcagtaaccgccaaatagagcactaatggaacgcctggtgttggcttggagagtaccggtaatgtggccaatgtttctttcaatttggtaaaagcttgttcgcattcctctgtccactgaaactttgaattcttttttaaacatgtgaagaacggggccgctttgtcacccgccattggcaagaaacgtgacaaggcggccattcgccctgtcaaacgctgaacctcctttatacttgttgggcttttcatttccaagatcgcccttcccttatctgggtttacttctattcctcttgatgttaacataaatcccaagaattttcctccctggatcccaaaagaacacttctcagggtttaacttcatttgatatgttcttaactgatcaaacgcttctttaaggtcgccgccatgatcactagccctggcggattttacaatcatgtcatccacatacacctccatattcctgcctacttgctttgaaaaaattttgtccatgagccgttggtacgtagctcctgcattcttcaaaccaaaaggcattgtcttgtaacaatagttcgcctgattggtcatgaatgctgtactttcctcatccgagggatgcatcataatctgattatagcccgaataagcgtccatgagacttaaaagttcattccctgaagctccatccacaagcttgtcaacattgggaagtgggtacgaatctttgggacacactttgttcaggctcgtgtagtccgtgcacattcgccatttcccattggccttcttgaccattacaacattggcgagccacgttgggtactgtacctcacggatgaagcgggccttgatcaatttttcagtctctacttgtacagccttgttcttttcttcactcattcttcgccttggttggatgaccggggtcgcccctggtcgtatggctagtttgtgagtgatcaccttgggatcaatccctggtacatcattgatggtccatgcgaagagatctagattatcacccagaagggtgattagtctgtcctcttgttctgttgtcaaaccactgccaatctttagaaacttgtccttgacttgcacctgcttggtttcctccagcggttgtgggcgaaaatcatcagcatcatctcttgggtccaagctaaatccttcttgtgggaagatttctgtaattcggtggctctccttggcggccttccgcccatagagcgccacgctcctcaaatagcattcccttgctgcattctggtctacacgcaatatcccgaccttcccgttgcaggcgggatatttaacagttaaatgagcagttgagaggaccgcgcagaccttgttgagggtgtctcgccccaagagtacgttgtaattggctctacacgccaatactaagtactttacttgaaacttcttgacaaactctccttctccaaaggcagtcggaatttcgacgtatccccgcacactgacacggtctcctgtgaatcccaccaaagttcccctgtatggtttcaaatctgattcctttagtcccaggcgatcgaaggcgtctccatagatgatatctgccgaagatccctggtctaagaatactttctttgtcacataattgttaaccctaattgttaccacaattggatcgttgtcatggggaattacatgcgcaaaatcctgaggggtgaatataataggggaatgattcacccaacactcgccttcgttcgactcctgtactgagtgtactgccgccacgtagcgttttctggccttacttgaaattgcacccccgccaaatcctcctgcaatagatgagcattccccaacaggatcgcccaactcttcaactatctctttacctttacctttgtccccttgagtgattttagctacctccggcgctgttgtgtctttgacaaagtttgccaaatggccagctttaatcaagcgatcaatttcccgccttaaattccagcaattatctgtcgtatgccccaacgctctgtggtactcgcaccacctattggtgtccacgttagctggcggccgccgtgggggtggtgggtactgcacaacgttggtctgtccaaccgcccttaaaatggtacttaagggtgcattcaacttagtaagtgggattggcgttggcgaagcaccaggctgaccagctgtgacagcagcgggaccttgtgaatttctgtgccatgtattttgaaagccaggtttagagttgtggtatggtcccggtcttggtacacggggggtttgcgctatcctggtttccttccccgccttagatttgtcttgtgaaacaccgccagattgagactgcttacgtccttcctctctttcttgtttcttctggtcatcttgctcaatcaatatgaactcttgaacacgagcgcgaagatccatcatatccttcgccggtcgccttgttaagtctctattcaaatctcccgcccgaaggccatttttgaatgacgccaaacagacatctggattttcatcctccaactgcaccgccatcttgctgaagcgtgccatgtaggtttttaatttctcgcctggttgctgatgtatgctgataagatcaaacattgttgcttttgtggttttattggcggaaaattgagtcagaaacttagtggacagatcagtgaaattatcaatggagaagggcggttgtcgaatgaaccactgcatcgccatgcccttgaacgtggaaggcaataatcgacattttaccgcatccgacgccccgccgatcaccattttagtattgaagtatctaagatgctccataggatcagattcgcccgaaaaggcgtctaatgccatggtttgcaggtgctttggaatgtccaccctagtgatggctggaacaaaaggttggaattcaactacatcctccgcctccaggcgttgttcttgcttaaaattctgccgctgagtaagatactcaacttgggcttgcaactgctcgttttgggactgcaccttctgcaaggtatctaacatttgttgcaaagccgcaggcgtgatacctgtcactgcctcttgcgctctccgtggagcagttgttttaagatcttccaagttcacgtagtcaggcggcgttgaacgccgccgaacacctggatctgatttagcgatcagatctgaaggtcttcccggagctgcattcaccaatgacgccggcgacgacgccactgagtggaccccctccgaggaagcttcctgctcttggtcgtccagtacgggacggttgttgtttcgtccgccggcgcgaccgccgtgtcgaccaccaccgcgccggcgatgatcgcgccgacctacgccgtatgaacgagtctccatggctcgcgattcctccttctgtcaccggaagagctgagtcttccccacagacggcgccaatgttctgtactagggcaagcttacgtaagagaaagacaaaaagtaaaccctagcagagcactaaaatagcaaaactaccataaaaggaatattctcattaatgctgaaaaagttggtttcgtacaagtggatgacctccccttttatagagggggtggtcatgatatggatctttcctatatttgggcctgacaatcagggcccaaatccccatacatataagacaaatccaaaggaatcttccagctggcttgtgggtccatcacctaagggagggcgatgaagctcgttgtgtcacacttcccgccatggctatctttaatggtttattgttcatcttGGGCgagacataatcttctttatgtcccgcccagtccacaacgAGCTTCATcgccctcccttaggtgatggacccacaagccagctggaagattcctttggatttgtcttatatgtatggggatttgggccctgattgtcaggcccaaatataggaaagatccatatcatgaccaccccctctataaaaggggaggtcatccacttgtacgaaaccaactttttcagcattaatgagaatattccttttatggtagttttgctattttagtgctctgctagggtttactttttgtctttctcttacgtaagcttgccctagtacagaacacaaACTTATAGTACTTATGTGGACCGATgactatataaaaaaattgtcgCATGAGCCTTAAAACATTATAAGAACCCTTCTAAAATTGTCACATGTTCTCGGACCATTTTAGATTCAAggaaccaaaaacatatttaacccaagAATATTGTATTATTTTATGAATAAGATAAAGTTTTTCAATGAATAGTTTGtactttataaataatttttgagcAAATTAAAGGGGTGAAAAATTCCAAATTGAAGAGTGAAAACTGAGAAGTGAGAAGTGTGGAAATGAAGGTACCATACCAGTAGAAGACCCTTAACATGATCATTGGTGAGTTGCATCTTGGGATCACGCTCCTCCTTCAAATCCAACAAAAACTGCAGAAAATCACTGCTCTGATGATTTTCCGCTTTCATCTTCACCCTTTCACCAATCATCTTCTCAAACACTCCATCCAACCGCGACACCAACACTCTCATCCGCTTCTCCACACCCTGCAAATCAAACCGGGCCAACCCGGGAAACAAGTCCGACACGTTCGGCTGCGCTAAAAGCTCCGCGAACTCCGCCACCAACGCATTAAACTCCGCCGCCCAATTTTCCATCTCCGCCCCTTCCACCGCCCCGCCCCACATCATGTTCGTCATGACGTTCAGCCCCGTCGAAATCATATGCTCCCCCACTTTCACCGGAGACCCGACCCGATTCCGCAGGTACACGATTGTTTTCCGGACTTCGTTGCGACGGATGTGGTGAAGGGAATCCAGGGTGGTGGTGTTGAGCATCTTGAGCACGCACACTTTTCTCAGCATCCGCCATTCGGGTCCGTACGGGCTCCAAATTATGTCGGAGCCGCCGTAGAAGCCTGCCCTGGCGGCGGCGGTCACGTCACGGTTGGCGAAGATGGTGTCCTGGTCCTTGAGAACTTGACGAGCCATGGAAGACGAAGTTAACACGATGGCCAGCTTGCTTCCGAGTCGGAGCTTGAAAACCGGTCCGTGGGTCCGGGCTAACCCGGCGAGGTAAGTGTGAAGTTCCGGGTCGAGGGATAGAAGGTTGCCTAAGATGGGGAGGCCCGGTGGGCCTGGTGGTAGTGGCCGGCTATGGGCCTTGGGTTTGAGGAAGAAGAGCCATGCACACCAAGTGATGGCTGAAATGGCCAAGGTTGCTATGATCAGGTTTGTGGTGGTTTCATTGTCGTGCCAATTATTCATGTTGAGGTTTTGAAATGAAGTTTGAGAAAACATGGTCCTCTTGCTATTATTGAATTGGACGAAGCATGATAaccagaagaggaagatgaaggttTTAAGTATATCTCTGAGTGACTGATCGACCAGTGCAACATGTGTTGGTGTCAATTCCTGTCTGATCCATTTGGCAGGCCCACAACAGGCTAGTACAATAATACCAGAAATTTGTTACATCCACCGCTACAATGGCCCCTACCCAGTGGAGAAATCAATCTCACATCACCATCTGGTTGCTATTACTACTTTGATCGTATCAAAATTTCCATCAATATAGCAGGCAGGTACAAGCTTTTCTGAAGTTTCCACATGCTCATCTACCGCTCTACATTTCTATAACTACATGCCTTATCATATTTTTCAAGGAATCATAGAACACCAAGATATTTagagtttagacactaaaagtGTGTGAAATgaattagaaagaaaaataatagaTTTGTGATTTGTGATTTGATACAATGTAAAGCAAGATGTTTGAAGGAAATATATATCATAACTGGATTTTCAATACACTCAACTAAGGATGTGTTCAATATACcaataaaattaccaaaatgactagtttttttttcatgttttcaCGTGCTCACTTGTCACTAACATTAGTGCATAACAACAGCACAATAAGTTTTATTATGTTAAGTAAGGTTGATTATATAGCTTTCGCAATTTCATTGCcctagattaaaaaaaaaacttaaatttggTAGGATAATAATAGGTGTcgtttttaataatatatttcaATTTCCTTTTTCACCTCTCACAATAAGAAAAGTGTGATTTAGAGTCATAAATTAGTGTCGGTCACGACACCAACACTAATTTTCACTCTTTAGTGTCGGCAAAATTGACGCAAAATCGATGCAGACCACAAGAAATAGATTTAGCTATTCAAAACGTAGTGTGAGCTCAGTCGACGCTAATTAGCATCAGCAAAACTCACTTTGCGGGACATTAAGATTGATGCTATGTTATTTGAAACATAGTGTCGGCCAAAATCAAAACCAAGTGAAAGGCCCAGGTCCAACAACCCAATGGGTAGCGTCAGTTTGGCCGTTGTTGcctcaaaataaaaatttagcGTCGAATGGATCGACGCTACCTTTGAATAAATGTTCGTCCCTGCGACCTCATTTTCACATAACTATAAACCCTCacactctttctcttctaaagACTAAGCCCCCCAAACCACATATGTTCGCGCCCGCTCGCCTGCccagccgccaccaccacatCACCTTTGTGCCCCCTGCTACATCCTTGTTGCCTCGTGCCCTCCTCTTCGTCGTTGGATGATAACCCTAAAAGCGTAGATTTGACCTCACTTTCTCATAACTCTGCCCCTCTCTCTCCACCTAGCACACTTCCATCCCATTGTCGTCATTCCTCTCCAACCGCCTCACGTCACGCACATGTCTTTGTCATCCCCGATTCTATTTGTACGACACGCAAAGGTGTTTGTCCTCCCCTGTTCTCCATCATTGACATCTTGTGTCTCGTCGTTGCCATCCTCCTCTTTGTGCTCCATTGTCTTTGTTGACCACTCTACTCTAGATCATCACGATATGACCATTTCAACAGAATAACCCCTATTTGCTTTACTTTCTGAAGCTCTAGTTGCCTAGACCTTGAGAAGAATATTGGAATGAGGCCTTACGTGTGGCGAAGTACTTGAAAGGGAAACCTTGACAAAGTATTCTCTTGCCCGAAGACAGTGATATGAACTTGTATGGTTGGTGTGATTTTGATTGGGCAAATTTTCCTTTTACTCGACGATCTCTTACATCTTGGTTCATTTTTCTTGATCACTCACCAATTTCATGGAAGACTAAGAAGCAACACATGGACTCATGTAGTATTGTAGTCTAGTCCCTAGATTTCTTAGAATAAAAAACATAGTCAATTTATTGAGTGCCTTCATTGTTTCACTCTAGATCAGTTGTATAAAAAGTTTGTTCACTTTTCACTAATAATAACCATACAAATAAAGTATAAcgcttgtaaccaaaaaaaagaaaagtataTAGCTATAAGGGTAGCTTCAATGAGAATCTTAGCTTTGGGCTCTTAAAAAAGAATCACATCTTAGAGTTTTCACCTATTGGAGCAAGTTGAGATGGAGCTCGTAAACTTTAGAGATAAGATATAGAGTCTTTCATATGATGTTTTTGAGTtcttaatattaaaaataatttgttctCACTCATTCAAAAACTCAATAACAGTTAAAACAAGACAAGAGAGAATGAAACAAATCAATGAAGAGAAAACTATTTTTGTGTCACTTGGGAGCTTTTCTTATTGTGATCGTTTTATTTGTCcgattttatcttctttttttttgtcgtTTTGGTCAATTTAGGTTGTTTTCGCCCGTTTTTATTTGTCTTCGTTTTAACTTACCATGTTCAATTTTAATTATCTTATATCAttctaaatattaattaaactaATGTTAAATTCCTCTGTAACTAAAAAACTactaattttgtttttatatcAGAAAGATAAACTACAACTTTTCAAGGTTGATCTCTGGTCTTCCTTTTCCCAACCCATATGTTCATCCGCTCTTAGCCCTTAAGCTGTTCTTCAGGGGACAAACtactaatatttaatttagctattgaattaatttttaaattaaaattagaactaagaactaaaaaataaaaacttgggGTTACAGCGAaatatacattaattatttatgaGTTGTTTAAATTATATGAGACACTTGAACTTACATAAATAGTGATAAGAATCCAAACTTAAAAGAGATGCTCTATATGCACAGTTCAACGGATTCTCCATGATCACCATGAGCACATTACCTATTTGTCATCGAACCCGTCGAGTTTAACAGGGAGTGTGGTTGTGGCGCGGTGGAGCGTTCCCCCTGCTGGTAGGCTTAAGCTGAATACGGATGGAGCGTTTGATCATGCTGGCACGAGATCAGGAATGAGGGGCCTCGTGAGGGATGCTTCTGGTTCTTGGGTGTGCGGTTTTTATGCAGGTGCTACTGGTTCAAACCTGCTTCTAGCAGAAATTGAGGCTCTTAAGCTGGGATTGAATATGTTATGGGATGCAAATTTGAGATGTGTTGATTGTGAAGTGGACTGCCTTGATATTGTCCAGgatttagctaataatacttaTCAATTCCATGTTCAGGCCTCCAACTTGCTTGAGTTAAAGTTGCTCTTGGACCGTGATTGAGATGTGGAGCTCAGACATATCTCTCGGGATGCTAATGACGCTGCAGATTATCTTGCCGGTTTGGGTAATCGTCTCCAATGCTCTTATACCTATCTTGAGGTTCCTTCTGAAGAGCTTTGTCTCATTTTGGGTAGGGACTTGTTAGCCTTGTAGTTCTTATTcctgtctttttatttttcgatgtaaaaaaaaaaagagtaacatACCGAACCCATACAATTACTATCCACCAATCTTAATCCCAATAAATGCTCGTCCTTCGGTGAATTACCACAATCATGAGTCATCCAAGCATCCGCGGGGCAAATAttaaaagaggaaaaaaaggACAAATGCAATTCACCCTTGCAATCATCCAATCAATATATTGCTATTTGCGAGTCAATTTTACCATCAACTTAATGCAAACATCAATAGTCTCTCTCTATTCGTGTGGTGGCAGCAATAACCTCTCAAATATTTTTTAGCAAGGAGTTCTTAGTGATTTTGAGCCATTGCCCATTCTTATGCATAGTACTAGTGAATGACTCAAAACTTGACTATCTATCCCCTTATACACAACTAGTAAGCTCAAATCTCCTTGAAGAGTATTATCAATCATTCAACTACACAAAGTCAAGGCATCCAAAATCTTGTCTGCTAGGGTTTTACatttgttagaagtctcacattggctagagatagagcatagatagcctttataagggtagtgcaaacctcaactcttgagctagtttttgtggttgagtataggtctcccaatttctaatatggtatcaaagtttatcctagatccatttgttgtttgttgtggagacctcttGTTGCGTTCTAAGGTAAGCTTAGTGAAAAAGGTACAAAAAGCTAACCCTAGCAAAacactaaaatagcaaagatGTGATAagaaggaatattctcattaattatCAAAAGTTGGTTGGTACAAggtgatgacctccccttttatagaggatGTGGTCATTACATGGATTATTCCTATATTTGGCCTGACAAGCAGGGCCCAAATCTCTAGGTGAATAAGACAAGTCCAagagaatcttccagctggcagTGAGGGTCCATCGTATGGGCGGTGAATACTCGAGTATCGCCACTTCACTCTGTTCATGGATCTTCAGCCATCACCACCTTGCTCCATGGATGCTCTTGGCGAGATACGGGTGCCTTATGTCCCGCCTGGTCCACAAGCCCCCAAGACATTTTGACTCAAGCGCATTGAATCAAGATGTCTTTATTGTGTTAGGATGGATGATCTTCAATAATTGCCGCCTTGCTGTTCCGGCGAGTATGGTCCACAAGCCCCCAAATCATGTGgctcaaaaaaaaatcttaagtCAAAATTGTCTCTTAGTTGTTTTTCCCATGTTTGCCGATATGTCGCCATCTTTTCATGTTTGTTTGTGCATAGCCATTTTtcacttttgttcaggtttttctcAAACGTTAATCAAATCTTTTTCACTGACAAACGCAATCCTCTTTTCCCGGGATTCGTCATCATTTGCAATGAATGCAATCTTTgtttgtgcgtctcgaggagttgtTTCGCTCGGTGAAACCCTAGGATCGAGTGACACCTTTTCATCTTCTCTGACTTttcaaaaatcttttcaaactTTTTCAAATTTGTTTGTCGTTTCAACCCTTTCCTCCActtattctctctcttctcaCGTCGTTTCGCCCTAgtttcccactcattctctctccttctTTCTTTCCTATAAAATCCCCCTTTTTTTTACTTCTTCATTTGTACTCTTCTCAAAAGCTTTCCCACTTTCTCTTTTTTCACATTTCAGCAAACCTTGCCTTGTTCCGGcagtcgtcattgcgcggtgcttcCCTTTTTCACCTCCTCCTCTTACGATCCTTCCTCCGGTGATTCTTTCGCATgcttttctggttttgttactttctttctcaaattattctatctgttcatcttctttcattcttctttttctttatccCATGCGATTTCCCAGTATTTCTATGAATAACACTAGTGCCTCTTCTTTAGAAATGTCTTCCCCTTCAGCAGATGAGGAATCTTTGTCATCTGTTGTCGTTCTTTCCGATTCTCCTTCTGTTAAGGATGAATCCGGTCCCGCTGATTCTGCCACCTCCGCCCCTTCTCACCAAGAAGGTATTTCCTCGCCTGAGTGGCGAACAAATCTTCATCTGATAGAAGATAAATGTTTGTTATGCTCCGTTTGGTGTAGTATGGAGAGTATCAACTCCCACCGAATAACGACCCAAGGATTTACAAaaataaatcccgccacctcttGTAATGACGACTTGTTTTTGAACGTCCTTCCATGTGGCGATGAT
This window harbors:
- the LOC130711272 gene encoding flavonoid 3'-monooxygenase CYP75B137-like translates to MFSQTSFQNLNMNNWHDNETTTNLIIATLAISAITWCAWLFFLKPKAHSRPLPPGPPGLPILGNLLSLDPELHTYLAGLARTHGPVFKLRLGSKLAIVLTSSSMARQVLKDQDTIFANRDVTAAARAGFYGGSDIIWSPYGPEWRMLRKVCVLKMLNTTTLDSLHHIRRNEVRKTIVYLRNRVGSPVKVGEHMISTGLNVMTNMMWGGAVEGAEMENWAAEFNALVAEFAELLAQPNVSDLFPGLARFDLQGVEKRMRVLVSRLDGVFEKMIGERVKMKAENHQSSDFLQFLLDLKEERDPKMQLTNDHVKGLLLDMIMAGSETSSTTIEFTMAEMMKKPEVMKRVQEELEGVVGKDNMVEESHIHKLPYLQAVMKETLRLHPVAPLLVPHSPSETTTVGGYTIPKGSQVFVNVWAIQRDPSNWEKPLEFDPTRFLDAKWEYSGSDFNYLPFGSGRRICAGITMAEKTVLCFIATLVHLFDWTVPQGEELDISEKFSLVIRMKTPLVAIPTARLSNPDLYK